A window of Sutcliffiella cohnii contains these coding sequences:
- the priA gene encoding primosomal protein N' produces MTYASVIVDVPAKQIDRTFDYGVPEQWKDIVQPGVRVIVPFGPRNVQGFVVFLKDNTELEKVKPIQSVLDLQPVLTSELLQLAQWLKNHTLCYTISALQAMLPAALKAKYEKWLIVKNTETLPTELHSIFGENGRVLYDNVKDQPYFPIIQKLVKQDKIELYYQVKDKAKKKTIKMIDVQFSQEQLTSYMKQLTKGAKAQTRVLTYIMENEIAKISKQELLEMTQTSSSVIKTLTNEGIITEIEEEIYRDPYKDRNFQKSHPLPLSDQQLNAITPILRCIEKGRHESFVMFGVTGSGKTEVYMQAVDAVLQKGQEAIILVPEISLTPQMVNRFKSRFGDEVAVLHSGLGIGEKYDEWRKIHRKEVRVVVGARSAIFAPFENVGIIIIDEEHESSYKQEETPRYHAKDVAIQRGKYHNCPVVLGSATPTLETFARAKKGLYTLLTMDKRMNEQAMPTVEIVDMREELREGNRSMFSRVLVEKLQDRIDRGEQSVLFLNKRGYSSFMMCRDCGFVIECPHCDITLTYHRFSNSMKCHYCGFEEPVVSTCPSCQSEHFRFFGTGTQKVEEELVKIMPEAKIIRMDIDTTSKKGSHEKLLEQFGQKKANVLLGTQMIAKGLDFPDVTLVGVLTADTMLNVPDFRSAEKTFQLLTQVSGRAGRHVLPGEVIIQTYTPEHYSVQLASTHDYHSFYNKEMMVRKLHQYPPFYYTVLLTVSHEELPKVVQVTEKISFFLKQQLSNEAIILGPVASPIARIKDRYRYQCIIKYKREPKLNDLLKTILDKYQQQMVREKLLISVDLNPYMMM; encoded by the coding sequence ATGACATATGCGAGTGTAATCGTTGATGTACCAGCAAAGCAAATTGATCGAACGTTTGATTATGGGGTGCCTGAACAATGGAAGGATATTGTTCAACCAGGGGTGAGAGTAATTGTTCCTTTTGGTCCCCGTAATGTACAAGGTTTCGTTGTCTTTTTGAAGGATAATACCGAATTAGAGAAGGTAAAGCCGATTCAATCTGTTTTAGATTTACAGCCTGTCTTAACGAGTGAACTATTACAATTAGCACAATGGTTAAAAAATCACACACTTTGCTATACAATAAGTGCTTTACAGGCGATGCTTCCTGCTGCATTAAAAGCTAAATATGAAAAATGGTTAATTGTTAAAAATACGGAAACATTGCCAACGGAACTACACTCTATATTTGGGGAAAATGGACGGGTTTTGTACGATAATGTGAAGGATCAACCGTATTTTCCAATCATTCAAAAGCTGGTGAAACAAGATAAAATTGAGCTCTATTATCAAGTAAAGGATAAGGCAAAGAAAAAAACGATCAAAATGATAGATGTCCAGTTCTCACAAGAACAGTTAACATCATACATGAAACAATTGACTAAAGGTGCAAAAGCGCAAACACGAGTACTGACGTATATCATGGAAAATGAAATTGCCAAAATTTCCAAACAAGAGCTATTAGAAATGACACAAACTAGTAGTTCCGTTATAAAAACTTTAACGAACGAAGGTATTATAACGGAAATAGAGGAAGAGATTTATCGTGACCCGTACAAAGATAGAAATTTTCAAAAGTCTCACCCGTTGCCATTATCAGATCAACAGCTAAACGCAATAACTCCTATTCTTCGTTGCATTGAAAAAGGTCGACATGAAAGTTTTGTCATGTTCGGTGTTACAGGAAGCGGAAAAACGGAAGTGTATATGCAGGCTGTTGATGCTGTGTTGCAAAAAGGTCAAGAAGCAATCATATTAGTTCCAGAAATTTCATTAACACCACAAATGGTAAACCGATTTAAATCTCGATTCGGTGATGAAGTTGCTGTTTTACATAGTGGACTAGGAATCGGAGAAAAATACGATGAATGGAGAAAAATTCATCGAAAAGAAGTGAGAGTAGTAGTTGGTGCAAGATCTGCTATTTTTGCTCCGTTTGAGAATGTAGGTATTATTATCATTGATGAGGAGCATGAATCAAGCTACAAACAAGAGGAAACACCACGATACCACGCTAAAGATGTAGCAATCCAACGAGGGAAATATCATAATTGCCCTGTTGTTCTAGGAAGTGCTACTCCAACATTAGAGACATTTGCACGTGCTAAAAAAGGATTATACACACTGTTAACGATGGATAAGCGTATGAATGAGCAAGCAATGCCAACTGTTGAAATTGTAGATATGAGGGAAGAATTAAGAGAAGGAAATCGTTCGATGTTTTCTCGAGTGCTTGTAGAAAAGCTACAAGACCGAATTGATAGAGGAGAGCAATCTGTTTTATTTTTAAATAAACGTGGTTATTCTTCATTTATGATGTGTAGAGATTGTGGATTTGTTATTGAATGTCCTCATTGCGATATTACTTTAACCTATCATCGTTTTTCTAACTCTATGAAATGTCATTATTGTGGATTTGAAGAGCCGGTAGTTTCAACTTGTCCTTCTTGTCAAAGTGAACATTTTCGATTTTTTGGTACAGGTACACAAAAAGTGGAAGAAGAATTAGTTAAAATAATGCCAGAAGCGAAAATAATAAGAATGGACATTGATACTACTTCTAAAAAAGGTTCACACGAAAAACTGTTAGAACAATTTGGTCAGAAGAAAGCGAATGTTCTTTTAGGTACGCAAATGATTGCAAAAGGATTAGATTTTCCTGATGTCACATTAGTAGGTGTATTAACGGCAGATACGATGTTAAATGTGCCAGACTTTAGATCCGCAGAAAAAACGTTTCAATTATTAACACAAGTAAGCGGACGAGCAGGACGGCATGTGCTTCCCGGGGAAGTTATAATTCAAACGTATACGCCTGAGCATTACAGTGTGCAATTAGCAAGCACTCATGATTATCATTCCTTCTATAATAAGGAAATGATGGTCAGAAAACTTCACCAATATCCACCGTTTTACTATACTGTCCTTTTAACTGTTTCACATGAGGAACTACCAAAAGTAGTACAAGTTACGGAGAAAATATCATTTTTCTTAAAGCAACAATTGTCCAACGAAGCTATCATATTGGGACCAGTTGCGTCACCAATTGCACGAATAAAAGACCGTTACCGCTATCAATGTATAATTAAATACAAAAGAGAGCCAAAACTA
- the coaBC gene encoding bifunctional phosphopantothenoylcysteine decarboxylase/phosphopantothenate--cysteine ligase CoaBC, producing the protein MKDKKILLCVTGGIAAYKAIALTSKLIQKGAIVKVIMSDSAVKFVTPLAFQALSRNDVYTDTFEEKDPKVISHIELADWADIVLIAPATANVIGKLANGIADDMITTTLLATKAPVWVAPAMNVNMYDHPAVRTNMTTLTTFGYHFIEPQAGFLACGWIGKGRLEEPETIVQLLEDFFSENKGQQLILKGKKLLVTAGPTVEIIDPVRYLTNRSSGKMGYAIAEAAQHLGAEVVLISGPTALQPPPNVQTIFVESAEQMLQEVLKHYDQSDIVIKAAAVADYRPKFVSESKIKKNDGSIVIEMERTTDILKTLGERKKQQLLVGFAAETNNVEQYAKGKLEKKNLDYIVANNVTEEGAGFNTDTNIISIYSRNEKPTSFPKLTKLELAYKILQHIASKGSDM; encoded by the coding sequence ATGAAAGATAAAAAAATACTACTTTGTGTAACTGGCGGAATTGCTGCCTACAAAGCAATCGCACTAACTAGTAAACTAATTCAAAAAGGTGCTATCGTCAAAGTAATCATGAGTGACTCAGCAGTGAAATTTGTAACACCACTAGCATTTCAAGCACTCTCACGCAACGATGTTTACACAGATACATTCGAAGAAAAAGATCCCAAAGTTATCTCTCATATAGAATTAGCTGATTGGGCAGACATCGTACTTATAGCACCTGCCACTGCAAACGTAATTGGAAAATTAGCAAACGGAATTGCAGACGATATGATTACTACTACACTATTGGCAACGAAGGCTCCTGTATGGGTAGCCCCAGCTATGAACGTAAACATGTATGACCACCCAGCCGTTCGAACTAACATGACAACATTAACTACATTTGGATATCACTTTATTGAGCCTCAAGCTGGATTTTTAGCATGTGGATGGATTGGGAAAGGGCGATTAGAAGAACCAGAAACAATTGTACAATTGTTAGAAGACTTTTTTTCTGAAAATAAAGGTCAACAACTAATTTTAAAAGGTAAAAAACTACTAGTTACAGCAGGACCAACGGTTGAAATCATTGATCCTGTACGGTATTTAACGAATCGATCTTCTGGTAAAATGGGGTACGCAATTGCCGAAGCGGCCCAACATTTAGGTGCAGAAGTAGTGCTAATTTCTGGGCCGACCGCTTTACAGCCCCCTCCAAATGTTCAAACTATTTTTGTAGAATCAGCAGAACAAATGCTACAAGAAGTTTTAAAGCATTACGACCAATCGGACATTGTTATTAAGGCCGCAGCTGTTGCAGACTATCGACCTAAGTTCGTATCGGAAAGTAAAATCAAAAAGAATGACGGAAGCATAGTCATTGAAATGGAAAGAACGACAGATATTTTAAAAACGTTAGGTGAAAGAAAGAAACAACAACTTTTAGTAGGATTTGCAGCCGAAACTAACAATGTTGAGCAATATGCAAAAGGAAAACTAGAAAAGAAAAACTTAGATTATATTGTAGCGAATAATGTGACAGAAGAAGGTGCTGGTTTTAATACAGATACGAATATTATTTCCATTTACAGTAGAAACGAAAAACCTACTTCTTTCCCTAAATTAACGAAATTAGAACTAGCGTACAAAATATTACAGCATATTGCTTCAAAAGGTAGTGATATGTAA
- the rpoZ gene encoding DNA-directed RNA polymerase subunit omega: MLNPSIDSLMKKLDSKYTLVTVSARRARELQQDGTVMLSKTVSHKNVGKALEEIDAELLKVIHVSSTERSEGILNSK; the protein is encoded by the coding sequence ATGTTAAATCCTTCTATCGACTCATTAATGAAAAAATTAGATTCCAAATACACGTTAGTAACAGTTTCAGCAAGACGTGCACGTGAATTACAACAAGATGGAACAGTAATGTTAAGTAAAACAGTTTCCCATAAAAATGTAGGGAAAGCGTTAGAAGAAATCGATGCAGAATTATTGAAAGTAATTCATGTAAGTTCTACAGAACGCAGTGAAGGTATTTTAAACAGCAAATAA
- the gmk gene encoding guanylate kinase: MIERGLLIVLSGPSGVGKGTVRKAIFSKDDVDFEYSISMTTRKPREGEVDGVDYFFKSKEEFKSLIEKDKFIEWAEYVGNYYGTPVDYVEQCLSQGKDVFLEIEVQGALQVKNKFPEGVFIFLAPPSLSELKKRITTRGTETADLINNRMTVAKEEIEMMDAYDYVVENDEVDLACSRIQSIVVAEHCKRTRIREKYQRMLEVE; the protein is encoded by the coding sequence ATGATTGAAAGAGGTTTATTAATTGTTCTTTCTGGCCCGTCTGGTGTTGGTAAAGGAACAGTAAGGAAAGCGATATTTTCAAAAGATGATGTCGATTTTGAGTATTCAATTTCGATGACAACAAGAAAACCCCGAGAAGGAGAAGTAGATGGAGTTGACTACTTCTTTAAATCGAAGGAAGAATTCAAGTCTTTAATTGAAAAAGATAAATTTATTGAATGGGCGGAATACGTAGGTAACTACTACGGCACTCCTGTCGATTATGTAGAACAATGTTTATCGCAAGGAAAAGATGTCTTCCTTGAAATTGAAGTGCAAGGTGCGTTACAAGTAAAGAATAAATTTCCAGAAGGTGTTTTCATTTTCTTAGCACCACCAAGTCTTTCCGAATTAAAGAAACGAATTACAACTAGAGGAACAGAAACAGCAGATTTAATTAATAATCGTATGACTGTTGCAAAAGAAGAAATTGAAATGATGGACGCATACGACTACGTGGTGGAGAATGATGAAGTGGATTTAGCTTGCTCAAGAATTCAATCCATCGTAGTTGCCGAACATTGTAAACGCACAAGAATACGAGAAAAATACCAAAGAATGTTGGAGGTTGAATAA
- the remA gene encoding extracellular matrix/biofilm regulator RemA produces MSIKLINIGFGNIVSANRIISIVSPESAPIKRIIQDARDQGMLIDATYGRRTRAVIIMDSDHVILSAVQPETVAQRLVNKDEMSDEG; encoded by the coding sequence ATGAGTATTAAGTTAATTAACATCGGATTTGGTAATATTGTATCTGCAAATCGTATTATTTCTATTGTAAGTCCAGAGTCCGCTCCAATTAAACGTATCATTCAAGATGCACGTGATCAAGGTATGTTAATAGATGCTACATATGGTAGGAGGACTCGTGCAGTTATCATAATGGATAGCGATCACGTAATTTTATCTGCCGTGCAACCAGAAACAGTTGCGCAAAGGCTTGTTAATAAAGATGAAATGTCTGATGAAGGGTAG
- a CDS encoding YicC/YloC family endoribonuclease, with amino-acid sequence MVKSMTGYGSAFLQTDTYTITVEMKSVNHRFCEINMRMPKQLLSLEEKMKRVINMLIHRGRVEVFITIDGIGLSSRKLEVDWDLLRDYIKKTEEIKSSSNIQGSITISDVLQLDNVLIVNEVEDYQSELETQLLQLVETATRKLIEMRTSEGETIKTDLLNQVKEVEQTSLQLMEYAPNVILTYKERLEKRMKDWVQGSVDEQRIATEVAIFADRSDINEELQRIQSHVHQFQRTLETDGPIGRKLDFIIQELNRETNTIGSKSNDAKISNTVINMKACLEKMKEQVQNIE; translated from the coding sequence ATGGTAAAAAGTATGACTGGCTATGGTAGTGCCTTTTTACAAACAGATACCTATACCATTACAGTGGAAATGAAATCAGTTAACCATCGTTTCTGCGAAATAAATATGAGAATGCCTAAGCAATTACTTTCCTTAGAAGAAAAGATGAAACGTGTAATAAATATGTTAATACATAGAGGCAGAGTAGAAGTTTTTATAACGATAGATGGAATAGGTCTTTCTTCGCGAAAGTTAGAAGTTGACTGGGATTTATTAAGAGACTATATAAAAAAAACGGAAGAAATAAAGAGTTCCTCTAATATACAAGGTTCTATTACTATTAGTGATGTTCTTCAGCTAGATAACGTTTTAATTGTTAATGAGGTAGAGGACTACCAATCTGAATTAGAGACACAATTACTTCAGTTAGTAGAAACAGCAACAAGAAAATTAATTGAAATGCGAACCTCTGAAGGTGAAACAATAAAAACAGACCTATTAAATCAAGTGAAAGAGGTTGAGCAAACTTCTTTACAGTTAATGGAATACGCACCAAATGTAATACTTACATATAAAGAAAGATTAGAAAAAAGAATGAAGGACTGGGTTCAAGGTTCAGTCGATGAACAACGAATCGCCACCGAAGTAGCGATATTTGCAGATAGATCCGATATTAATGAAGAATTACAACGTATTCAAAGTCATGTTCATCAATTCCAAAGAACACTAGAAACAGATGGTCCTATCGGGCGAAAGCTTGATTTTATTATACAAGAATTAAATCGAGAGACTAATACGATCGGTTCAAAAAGCAATGATGCTAAAATTAGTAATACGGTAATTAATATGAAAGCTTGTTTAGAAAAGATGAAGGAACAAGTTCAAAACATTGAATAA